From Plectropomus leopardus isolate mb chromosome 17, YSFRI_Pleo_2.0, whole genome shotgun sequence, a single genomic window includes:
- the cbx1a gene encoding LOW QUALITY PROTEIN: chromobox protein homolog 1a (The sequence of the model RefSeq protein was modified relative to this genomic sequence to represent the inferred CDS: substituted 1 base at 1 genomic stop codon), with protein sequence MTEEMDFQSHNLEAPSADGKLATVAGKKGKKAEEEEQPAAPAAPAAAAAAAAAPEAAAAPAPEEEEEEEYVVEKVLDRRVVKGRVEFLLKWKGFSDEDNTWEPEDNLDCPDLIAEYMQKHKEKEEKKKEGKRKVVSEASGDSEERGSKRKKEEGEKAXGFGRGLQPERIIGATDSSGELMFLMKWKNSDEADLVPAKEANVKCPQVVISFYEERLTWHSYPTEEEEKKEEEKKD encoded by the exons ATGACGGAGGAAATGGACTTCCAATCGCAtaatctgg AGGCGCCCTCAGCAGACGGCAAGCTGGCGACCGTAGCAGGAAAGAAGGGCAAgaaggctgaggaggaggagcagcctGCAGCGCCCGctgctcctgcagcagcagcagcagcagcagcagcaccggAAGCCGCCGCAGCACCCGCaccagaggaagaggaagaggaggagtaTGTGGTGGAGAAGGTTTTGGATCGCCGAGTGGTGAAGGGCAGAGTAGAGTTTCTGCTGAAATGGAAGGGCTTCTCAGA TGAGGATAACACATGGGAGCCGGAAGACAACCTGGACTGCCCCGACCTCATCGCCGAGtacatgcagaaacacaaagagaaggaggagaaaaagaaggagggCAAGAGAAAAGTGGTCAGTGAGGCCTCGGGAGACTCCGAGGAGCgagggagcaagagaaagaaggaggag GGTGAGAAGGCATGAGGTTTTGGCAGAGGTCTGCAGCCGGAGAGGATTATTGGAGCGACAGATTCCAGTGGAGAGCTCATGTTCCTCATGAAGTG GAAGAACTCAGACGAGGCCGACCTTGTCCCAGCCAAGGAGGCCAACGTTAAGTGTCCCCAGGTGGTCATCTCTTTCTACGAGGAGCGTCTCACCTGGCACTCCTAccccacagaggaggaggagaagaaagaagaggagaaaaaagactag